The genomic region CTATACATACAAAAAAGAAGCGAAAACATATTCTCTTGGAATTGAAGAAGAAAAGAAACCAGTACCAAAACCTCCTGAACGCAAAAAATCTGCTGAACCTGATGTTATTGAAGTACATTAAAGTTTTCGTTTTTATATAGGAAATTTTATCATGTCTCAGTTAACTATTAAAGAATGCAAAATGTTTATTAAATACTTTTTGCCAGGAATACTACAAGCAGGTAACGAGGAAAAAAATGAGAGAAAATCTGCAGGATGAATTGGTACTATTCTTTCTGAAATTTAATGTAATGATTTCCCAAGGCGTTCCAATAGAAGAAGTTCTGATAGTATTAGAGAAGGAATCTACCAATGAAAGGCTGAGGCAAGCTGCGAAGGAAATGAATGAAAGTATTATGGTAGGGAAAAACCCGGCCGATGCGATGGAAAATTTTCCAGATTTGTTTGACAAGCATATAATTCAACTAGTCCGGGTAGGTTGTGAAATGGGTATGCTTGATACTTTTTCTGAAATAATTCCAAAAAACATTTTGTATAATCGTCTTGGCGAATGGAATACTACTTATAGTCGGTCGCTTAAAGAATTGCGAGAAAAAGAACTTATCAAAGACACTTTTGGACGATATGTTTCTCATCAGGTGGCAGAGAAAATCCTTCAGCATCCTGAAAAGTTAGAATTCGGTGGTGAAAGACGTGAAGTAAGTATACTTTTTGCTGATATTCGTGGGTTTACACCATATGCAGAAAGTCATACACCGGAAGAGGTTGTTGCTACACTTAACGAATACTTTTCAGTTATGATAGATGTAATTTTCAAGAACGAAGGCACACTTGACAAATTTATGGGTGACTGTATTATGGCGATTTTTGGTGCGCCGATTGAACAACCTGACCATGCTATTCGTTCAGTAAAAACAGCGATTGAAATGCAGGATGCATTAAAAGAATTGAACAAGCGTCGGATTGAAAATGGTAAAGAACCCATAAATGTTGGTATTGGCGTGAACTCTGGAGAAGCGGTAGTCGGTAATGTCGGTAGTCAAAAAAGAGTTGAATACAGTGCTATTGGAGATATAGTCAATGTTGCATCTCGTCTTGAGACAACATCGGCAAAAGGACAGATACTCATTGGTTCAAATACATACGAGAAAATAAAAGAACAAATAAAAGCAAAAGAGATCGGTCCTGTATATGTAAAAGGAAGAACAGAACCTGTAATGGTATATGAGGTTGAAGATATACCTCAGCATGAAAGCCTGAACTACTGAACCTTCAAGACCGATATTTGATGAATACTATAAAGAATCTACTTCAAAAAATTCAGAATAATTTGATAAACAAATTTCAGGAATAACAGAATTGTGTTTTGTTGCCGCTAAACATTCATTACAGGCAGCGATTGCGATGAGAGGTGAAGGATATTCAAGTAAAGTAGTTGTGCTTTTACCGCTAACAGAGAAACATTTTGGGGAATCCATATCTGGAGCATTTAAAAAATTATTTAACTTATATATAAAATCAGAATATAATATAGAACTACTTTCAAATGAAGAAGCGAAAATTTCAATTGAGTGTGCAAAAGAAATTCATAATGTATACTTAGCTTAACTTAGAATTTGCGCAGAGTTTTTTCTAAATTATGTTTTCGCGTTAGCGACAACATGAAAACACTGAAAGTTTAGAAAAAACAAAAGAGATGCGAGGCGAAATGATAAAAATAACAACACCATTAACCGATGAAATTGTAAACACACTTAAGTGTGGCGATTCTGTATTAATTAACGGTAGTATTTATACAGCAAGGGATGCGGCTCATAAACGATTGGTTGAAGGATTGTCCAGTTTACCTTTTGATATGAGAGGTGCAATAGTTTATTATGTTGGGCCATCACCAGCAAAACCAGGACAGGTTATTGGCTCTTGTGGTCCTACAACAAGTTATCGGATGGATGATTACTCGGCAGTGTTGATAGAACACGGACTTAAAGGTATGATAGGCAAGGGTAAAAGGTCAAAAGAGGTAATTGATGCAATAAAAAAATATAAAGCGATATACTTTGCTGTGGTAGGTGGCGCAGGCGCCTTGATTTCTAAACGTATAAAAAAATGTGAAATTATTGCATATGAAGATTTAGGACCCGAGGCAGTTTGTAAATTAGATGTAGAAAATTTTCCCGCAATTGTCATAAATGATATTTATGGAAACGATTTATACGATGAAGGTGTAAAGAAATATGCCAGATAAACTGAAATTTGCATTTTACTGGACCGCTTCCTGTGGTGGCTGCGAGGTTGCTGTCCTGGATATCGACGAAAAAATACTTGATGTCTTGGAGATTACCGAGATTGTCTTTTGGCCTGTGGCAATGGATATAAAATATAAAGATGTTGAACAATTTTCAGACGGTTACATTGATGTCTGTTTTATCAATGGTGCAATACGAAATTCGGAGAATGAAGAAATAGTAAAATTGTTAAGACAGAAATCCAAAACAGTCGTTGCATTTGGCAGTTGTGCCTGTTTCGGTTCGGTTATCGGTCTTGCAAATTTGAATTCAAGAGAAACAATTTTTGAGACAGTTTATAAGGAAACTCCAGCAACAATAAATCCACAAAACATCATTCCACAAAATAAGGTACGAACAAATGTTCGCACCGAACAAATGTTCGGACCGAACAAATGTTCGGGCAGCTCACCGAACCATAATGAACTTACACTTCCAGAATTTTTAGAAACACTCAAAACACTGGACGAAGCAATCAAAGTTGATTATTATCTACCAGGCTGCCCACCACCTGTGAAACTTATAATTGATGCTGTTAATGCAATTGCTTCTGGTAAACTTCCACCAGCAGGTTCTGTTTTAGCAGGAAAAAAATCTGTTTGTGATGAATGCAAAAAAGAAAAACAGGAAAAAAATATAAAAGAAATAAAACGAGTTTATGAATTTAAATGTAGCCCCCGAATTCATTCGGGGGTGAGCGAAGCGAATATTGATACGGAAAAATGTTTATTGGAGCAAGGAATAATTTGTTTAGGGCCTGCGACACGGTCTGGTTGTGAAGCGAAATGTTTAAATGCGAATATGCCTTGTAATGGCTGTATGGGTTCTTGTGAAGGTGTCTCAGACCAAGGTGCTAAAATGATTTCAGCACTTGGTTCAATTCTTGGTATAACCGACGAGGAAAAATTAACCGAAGGACAAATAGATAAAATTATAGAAAAAATTCACGACCCGATTGGCACATTTTACAAGTACACATTGTTAAAATCACTGCTATATGAAATCATTCAAATCCGAACAAATGTTCGGTTTTAGTTCGGTTAAAAGCAAAGTAAAAAATGTGATATGAAGAAGATAACAATTGACCCGATTACACGGCTTGAAGGACACGGAAAAATAGAAATTTTTCTTGATGAGCAAGGTAATGTCCAAAGTTCCTATCTACAGATTCCTGAACTGCGTGGGTTTGAGAAATTTTGCGAAGGTCGGCTTGCAGAGGACATGCCGCAACTCACATCCCGTATTTGCGGTGTCTGTCCTGTTGCACACCATTTTGCATCCACAAAGGCGCTTGATATGGCATTCGGTGTTGAACCAACATCAACAGCGAAAAAATTGAGAGAACTTATGTATTGCGGATACATAATTTACGACCATATTTTGCATTTTTATTTTTTAGCCGCGCCTGATTTTGTTGTAGGACCTGCTGTGAAGCCGTCAGAAAGAAACATTATTGGTATAATAAATAAATTAGGTGTTGAGATAGGCAAGGAAGTAATAAAACATCGTGCATTCGGTCAAAAAATTACGGAAATTTTAGGCGGTAAAGCGACACATCCCGTCTGCGGTTTGCCCGGAGGTATTAGCAAGGGTTTAACCGAAGAAGAAAGAATAAAAATTGAGAAAATGCTTGTTTCTTGCCTTGAATTTTCTAAAACCACGCTTAAACTTTTTGAACAACTTGTTCTTTCAAACGAAAAATATAAAAGTTTAGTTACTGGTGATGTCTATAAATTAGAAACATATTATATGGGGCTTGTGGACGACAAAAACCAACTCAATTTTTACGATGGTAAAATCAGAGTTGTTACGCCTGACGGAAAAGAATTTGTAAAATTCAGTCCTGCAAATTATTTAGATATAATTTCAGAAAGAGTAGAAAGTTGGACATATTCAAAAATGACATATCTTAAAAAACTGGGACACGAATCGGGAACTTACAAGGTTGGTGCACTTGCACGACTTAATGTATCTGATAAAATTGCTACACCGCTAGCCGCTGCCGAATTTACACAAATGTATAAGTTTTTCGGCAGAAAGCCAGTGCATAATTCTTTAGCATATCATTGGTCGCGAATTGTGGAACTTTTGTATGCTTCCGAAAGAGGACTTGAACTTGTCAGAGATAAAGAAATTACATCACCGAATTTAAGAAATAGCAGCGAAAAAAATCCAGGCGAAGGCATCGGAATCGTTGAAGCAGCACGAGGGACGCTTATTCATCATTATAAATTGACAAAAGATGGGCTGATAGAAAAGTTGAATCTGATTGTTCCTACAACCTCTAATTCGGCAGCAATAAATTCAACAATAAACATTGCAGCAAAAAATCTGATTAAAAATGGTGAAGTTTCTGAAGGACTTCTCAATATGGTAGAGATGGCATACCGCGCATATGACCCCTGTTTTGCCTGTGCTACGCATCTGTTTGGAGAGAGAACTTCACTAACCATAAACATTTATGATTCAAGAAAAAAACTGATAAAAAAGATAACAAAATAGAAATTTATATATACCGAACAAGTGTTCGGCACCGAACATTTGTTCGGAGTATTTATTAAAAAATGAACGAATTACTAAAAAAAATAGAAGAAATAAGCGGGCAGAATCTTTTTTCCTGTTATCAGTGTGGGAAATGTTCTGCTGGATGCCCGATGGTTAATGAAATGGACATTCTTCCCAACCAGGTAATTCGTCTGGCACAGATTGGCTTATCAGAAAAAGCGCTGAACTCAAAAACAATATGGCTGTGTGCATCCTGTTATACCTGCGAAGTTAGATGTCCAAGAGGTGTTGATTTAGCAAAAGTTATGGAAGCACTGCGTCAGATAATTTTGAGACAGCGGGGAAAAATTTTTACAGATATAGAGAAAATTCCTAAAAAAGAAATTGAAGAATTACCGCAGATGTGTTTAATCAGTAATTTCAGAAAAACGACATGAAAATTCCATATTATCCAGGTTGCACATTGAAAATTCAGGCGAAAAAGTTTGAAGATACAGCAATTGCCATCGGTAAACAGTTGGATGTAGAACTTGAAGAACTTCCGAACTGGAACTGCTGTGGAACTGTTTATTCACTTTCAGCGGATAATTTAATGTATCATCTTGCACCGTTAAGAATACTTACAAAAATCAAAAAATCAGGTGGAGATAAAGTTGTCACATTATGTTCAATGTGTTATAACACACTGAAGCAGGCGAACCTACTTATAAAAGATAATCCGGAAAAAAAAGAAAAGATAAATTCCTTTCTTAGTGATGAGAAAGATGAAAAAATAGATTATAATGGTGAAGTAGAAGTTTTGCATTTTTTAGAAATTTTAAGACAAATTGGATTTGATAAAATTGTTAAGAAAGTAAAAACACCGCTTAATATGAAAATTGCACCATATTACGGATGTTTGCTTACAAGGCCGAAAGAAGTTGCAATAGATGATGTTGAACATCCGACGATTTTAGCGGATTTACTAAAATCACTCGGTGCACAGCCGGTAAATTTTCCATATGAGACAGAATGCTGCGGTGCTTATCAGATGGTAAATCAGCCAGAAATTATTACCAGAAAAACAGCTGAAATTCTGACCTCCGCAAAAAAAAGAGGTGCAGACGCAGTTATTGTTTCCTGTCCGATGTGTTTTGTAAATTTAGATAATTATCAAAAAGACACAAAAATACCGATTTATTATTTCACAGAACTTATAGCAGCGGCATTAAAATAAACTATATGAGAATAAAACTGTTTCCTAAATTTCTAATTTTTATCACACTGCTTTCAATTGTACCACTGGTTATTATTGGTATTTTGACTATTGATGTGAACCAAAGAATGCTGCAGACAGAGGTGTTAGAACATTATACAAAAATTACAACTTCGCTTGCTGAAAAGATTGATGAAAAAATCGCTAGTATAGACCGAAGGATGGGTTTTGTAATTGCAACACAGACACAGGAAGGCGCAGGTGGACTATCGGATTATGACCAGATACGGATTTTAAGAAGTCTTTTGAGTGCATCAGATGATTTTATAAGAGCATCTATAATAGAATCTTCAGGTAACGAAATTGTTGCTTCTAACCCCCAATTTGAAAAAACACCACCCAACCCGCAGAATTATCTAAAAAATAAGTTTTTCTGCGAAGTCAAGAAAACTAAAAAATACCAGATTACCCCACTATATTATGAAAAAAAGAGCGGTATGGATGTAGAACATCCTGCGATAGATTTTTATTTTCCATTTTTGGATAATTATATTCTTAAAATCTGTGTTTCGTTTGAAAGTATTTCAGAGATTGTTAATGAAACACGCAAAGGCAAAACAGGATATATTTATATTGTAGACAAAGACGGAAAAATAATTTTTCACAAAGACAAAAACCGTGCTATAAGTTTTGAAGATGTCTCTGGCGAGCCTATAGTTAAGGAATCACTTGCCCGTGCAGGTATTGGCAGTCGGGAGTTCTGTTCTAAAAATGGTATAGAAATCATAGGTGCTTTTGCACCTGTTAAAAAACTTGGCTGGAGTGTTATATTTCAACAGACGAAAGCGGAGGCGTATTCTACACTGCTAAAAATGAGAAGAAATGCAATCATTACTATCGGTTTGGTTCTGTTGTTGGCTATTTCGGTTGCTTATCTGCTTGCCAGTTCGCTTTCTAAACCGATACTTAAAGTTATTGATATTTCCAAAAATGTTGCCCGGCGGGATTTTACAAAAAAAATCAAAATCAAAACACGGGATGAAATGGCTGATTTAGCAAATAATTTCAACCAGATGATTGATGAACTTGCGCATTATACCAAAATGCAGGCAGATGAACTTTCAGCAATTGTATATTCTATAAATGACGGGCTGGTGCTTACTGACGAGCATAATAAAATTGTGCTTATGAATAATGTGGCAGCAAAAATTTTTGATATCGCCAGAGATTCGGCTGATTTACTTTTTAATGTTATCAAAAACGATGAATTACTATCTGCACTTAAATATGTGTCTGAACGGCCTGGAGTCGTCCGAGAGGTTGATTTAACAAAGGACAGACCATTTTTTGTTAGTATCTCAACCCAGATTATTAATGACCCTGATAAGAATACAGTTGTCGGGATAATATTCGTTTTACGCGATGTTACAGGTGAAAAAGAGATAGAAAAAATGAAAGAAGATTTTTTCCACGGTATCACGCACGATTTGAGAAACCCGCTGACATCAATGCTCGGGTTTCTGAAATTTTTGATAGATGGAAGCGTTGGTGAACTCAATGACAAACAAAAGTATTTTTTGGAAATAATAAATAAATCATCTCATCGGCTTTTAGGTATGATAAATGATATACTTGATGTTGCAAAACTGGAAGTTGGTAAGATGGAATTATCCCTTATAAATTTTGATATAAAAAATACAGCCGAACGGGTCTGCAGCGGTATGATGTCAAAAGCGATTGAAAGTAGAATAGAACTTATAAACGAGGCGCCGTCTATTACGCTCTCCGCGGATGAAGGATTAATTGAGCGTGTATTAGTCAATCTCGTCGGGAACGCATTAAAGTATACACCATCAGAAGGGCGGGTTTCAATAACTGCAAAAGAGATTTCAGAAACAGGGGTGGAGTGGGGGGAGTTGGGGATGGGGAAAGAGGGTGCTGTAGAAGTGGCAGTTGTTGATACTGGCGAAGGCATCCCCCAGGAATATGTTGACAAAATTTTTGATAAGTTCCAGCAGGTTACAGGCAGAAGTAAAGGCGGGACTGGTATTGGGCTTACAATCACAAAATATATTGTTGAAGCACATCTGGGCAAAATACGGGTAGAATCCAGATTGGGCGAAGGTTCAAAGTTTATTTTTACAATCCCTAAAAATTTGAAAAAAAACAAAAGCGGTGAAATATGCGTATAACAGCAATTAAAAATTATAAATTAAAAATTAAAAATTGTGGATTGTTTTTGACTTTCATTTTTCATTTTTTATTTTTCATTTTTCATTGTCTCTATTCCCAGCAACTTCAAGAAATAGAAGTAAAAGCAGGTGATACGCTCTGGGGTGTCGCAAATCATTATTTGAAAGATCCGACGAGATGGCGTGAAATTTTGGATTTTAATAATATCTCGCCAGATCCGAATAATGTTCTGCCCGGGATGAAACTTAAAATTCCAGTAAAGATGATAAAAGAAAGCCTGCGGACATCAACTGTGGTATCAATTATTCGTGAAGTAAAAGTCAGACGGCAAACAGAAATAGATTGGAATGATGCCAGAATGAATATGAAACTTTTTAATAAAGATGGAATAAGAACTTTTGAAAATTCGTTTGCCGGTGTTAAATCACCATTAGGCAATCATATGACGATAGGTCCTTCGTCGCTTGTCATAGTTCAGCCTGAAGAAAAAACTGATGAGACGCGTCTTTTAGCCGGCGAAATCAGAACTTCCAATATCCCTGTAAGAACCCCGACTGCTGTTATTGTACCGAAAATTACGCCCAAAACACCACTAACTGACTACAAAGCAAAGGTGAAAGAAGACCAATCAACCATTGTTGCAGTGTATAAAGGTGCTGTAGATGTTACAGCAAAAAATAAAACAGTGACAGTCCCGGAGGGGTTTTCAACCGAGGTAAAAATAAATCTACCGCCGCTTGAGCCCAAACTGCTACCACCAAGTATGGAATTGCCGGAAGACCAGCCAATAAAAATTAAAGAAGCAGGATTGCCTGATATAAAAACTGTCCCGCCAACACCTGTAAATGAAATCAATATTGGTGGAGTAGGGCTGGGTGGGCAATCTAAATCCGGTTCTTCAAAATGGTTTGATATAACACACTACCATATCCAGATTACAAAAGATAAAGAATTTAATGAGATTGTTTTTGATGCGGTTAAACCGATACACGAAAAATTTGATATCAAAAAAACGGATGTGCCTGATGGTAAATATTTCTGGCGGGTTGCCTATCTTGATTCGTCAGGTGCCGAAGGAATAATATCATCTGCTAAAGAGATACTTGTAGATAAAACACCGCCAGCATTGACAGTTAATGAGCCCAAAAATATCACAAGATTTACTGAAAAAAATATAAAAATTACAGGCATAAGTGAACCCAATGCCTTGATTGATGTAAATAAAAACTATACAACTTGTGATGATAATGGCAAATTTTCGCTGGATTATTCGCTTGTAAGAGGTGAAAATATACTGAATGTTAATGCAAAAGACCCCTACGGGAATATAGCAACTACCTCAATAAAGGTTTATTGGTTGGGAGAAGGTATAACCAGGACAAAAAGAAGTTTTTTTGCTACACCGTTAGGGATTGTTGTAGCGATTGTAACAATTTCAGCCCTGACCGCTATTTCAATTATAACAATTGGAGGATAAAGAAACAGAAAATAGAGAATGGATATTAGGAGATTAGGAAATTAGAGTAAGGTTTTTCCCTAATCTCCCCAATTCTTAATCTCTTAATTTCTGATGTTATTATGGCAAAAATTGTAATCGCTGACGATGATTTCGCAATTTTAGAACTTATAAGAATCACACTTGAAACTGAAGGACATAAAATTATTTCGCATAACAATGGACTTGATACATATCAGGCGGTCTTAAAAGAGATACCAGATTTGGTTATACTAGATGTGATGATGCCGAAAATGAACGGCTACGAAGTTTGTGAAAAAATGAGAGAAACACCAGCCACCCGACTTATCCCCGTTATAATGCTTACCTCACAGACACAGACAAAAGACAAACTTACAGGTTTAAAATTGGGTGCAGATGATTATCTCACAAAACCATTTGACCCATATGAACTTGCTGCTCGCGTAGAAGGAATCATTAGCCGATACTACGAAACCCGTGCGGTTAATCCACTGACCGGTTTACCGGGTAATGTCTCAATTGAAAAAGAAATCACAAACAGAATTTCTACCGGTGAAAAGTTTGCAGTCCTATGGCTTGATCTGGATAATTTTAAGTCGTACAACGACAACTATGGATTTGAAAAAGGAGATGTAATAATAAAACAGACAGCCGATTTTATAATTGAAGCAGTAAAAAAATATGGAAGTATTCAAGATATGATAGGGCATCTTGGTGGCGACGATTTTATCGTTATAACAACTCCTGAGAATGCAGAAAATATCTGTCGCGATATTATGAAACGGTTTGATGAAACTATTTCTGCTTATTATTCAGACGAAGATAGAACTCGCGGGTATATTATCTCAAAAGATCGGCAGGGGAAAATACAGGCATTCCCGCTGATGTCCGTTTCAATAGGTATTGTCTCAAACGAGATTCGCAGTTTCAGTCATTATGCCCAACTTGCAGAAATCGCCGCAGAAGTAAAAGCAGTCGCAAAAGAAATACCGAAGTCGTCCTTTTTCAAAGATAGAAGAAAAGAGTGATTTTAATTCTACGACACTTCAGTGTCGGTTCTGATTCGGTTTTAACCGAAACTAAAGTTTCGTAGAAAAAGCAAAAACTGTGATACCCTGCTTGTCTGCCCTGGAGCATTTCAAGGTTGAGGACAATAATATTAAAATTCGTACTCAAAATGTAAGCAAATGCTTACATTGCAAAAATGAAAAGATACAATTTCTCAGAAATCATTATCTTTATAGTAGGTATATTGCTGTTTTTTATACCGCTTGTGCCTGACGAAAAAATCACCCGATGGAAACTCTGGGTTTTGGAAACCGGGCTGTTTTCTGTTTTGTTGTTGTGGCTAGGGTATAAAATACTTTACAGCCGAATTATATTCAAAATATCAGAATTGAACAAGCCGGTATTCTGCTGGTTGGTATTCATAATTTTTATGTATCTGATTTCTAAAAATAAAAATGTAGCCGAACTTGAACTATACAGAACAGTTGTTTCTGTATCAAGTTTTTTCCTCTTTTCTAATGTGGTTTCTGATATAAAAGGCAGAAAAACCATAATAATTTGCTGGCTTATTGGTGGGTTTCTTTCAGCAATCTATGGAATCATAACGCATTACGGCGGATTCTGGATTATCGCAACACCGCAGGTTGACAGGATTTTTTCAACTTTCGGGAATCCGATTTTTTTTGCTGTATTCCTTGTTGCAACTATACCGCTGGCAATTTTTAAGTTGATAGAAGAAAAAGAAATAGCATATAAGGTTATATGGTTTTTTATGAGCATTTCTTTTGTAGTTGCGCTCTTTTTTACCAAAAGCAGAGCAGGTTGGATTGCGTTTGTCGTCTCAATTCTGGTTTATATTTTTTTATCGCTTGATTCTAAAGTTAAAAAGTTACTGCTGGTTTCTGTTCTGTTGATTTTTGCGATTGTATTCGTGTTAAAAACAAGAAATGTGTGGGTTCGTCAGCAGGGACATCTGCTGATATGGCGTGATTCGTTAAGGATGCTTTTTAATAAACCGCTACTTGGTGTAGGGCTTGGTGCGTTTCATATCAGTTTTCCAAAATATGCCTCTGAACAACTTAAAAGAATATGGCCACAACATCAGAATATTGTTAACGATGCCCATTCAGAATTTGTCCAGATTCTTGCTGAACTCGGGCTTGTCGGCTTCGGGCTTTTTTTATGGCTTATTTTTTCGTTTTTGTATAGTATAAAACAATTTTATAAACAACCGCATATAAAAGAAGAAATACTGCTTTTCACAGCATTGTTTTCATCAGCGATTGCGATATTAGTTCAGAACCTGTTTTCTGTTGATATGAGATTTACTATTTCGTCTTTTTATATTTTTTCAGTATTCGGACTGATAGCATCATATTCGTCAATAAAAACGAAAGAACTAAAATTAGATTTTTTGTCAAAAAGTGTGGTAATAATTTTTTTCTTGGTTGTTATTGGTTTTTTTGAGTCCAGAATGGTAATTAAACAATACCGCAGTTGGAAAATAGTTTTTGAAAGTAAAGATTTTTTGGACAAAAGAATCATAAATGCAGAAGAACAAAAAAACATAATTCATAAGATGCTCGCTACTAACCCGGCAGATGCCCGATTGTATTTTAAGTTGGGCTATCTCTGGGCTAATGAAATCAAGACGAACAGAGAATCAGCAAAACTGGCAATAGAAAACTTTACAAAAGCAGCACAACTTGATCCTGCCGTTGAACATGGTGGCGCATTCAATAATCTCGGGAATATCTATTTTACACTCGGTGACAGAACAAAAGCGAAAGAAAATTATATCAAGGCAATCAGTATAAATCCAAAGTTGATTGATGCACATTTGAATCTTGGGATTGCATATTATTACGAAGGGAAACTGAATGAAAGCGCGGTTGAATTTGAAACGGTATTAAAACTTGACCCGAAAAATGCATCGGCAATTTATATGCTAAAAAAAATGAGAGAATAAAAAAAATACGAATAACTACAAAATGAAAAAGATAAGGCATATTATAGAATTTTGTCTTCTTGTTTGTTTTAATCTGGTTGTTTTACTTTTGCCACTCAGAATGGCGTTATGGATTGGTTGTTGGCTGGGCGATATAGCGTTTTATATTTTAGAAATCCGAAAAGAAGTAATTATTAAGAACTTGACTTTTGCATTCCCAAACAAGAATCAAAACGAGATTTTAGAGATTGCCCGACGAACATACCAGTATTTTGGAATGTCAATGATAGAACTGTTATCTTTCCCGAAACTTCAACTAAAAAAGTTTGCTGATAAAAATATTGATTATGAAGGATTAGAATATCTTGATGAAATCGCAAATCAGAAACAAGGAACTGTACTTATTGCGGGGCATTTCGGTTCCTGGGAATTGATGGGTGCTGTGCTTTGTCAGAAGGGCTATCCGATAGATTTTCTGGTTGGCAAACAGCATAATAATTATGCAGACAATCTGTTAAATTTTTATAGACGGTTAAAAGGTATAGGTATTATCCCGCTAAATCTGGCGTTAAAAGGGGTGCTGAGAGCAATTAGCAAAGGCAGGTTTGTGGCAATGTTGTCAGACCAGGATGCTGGGAAACGAGATGGTGTTTTTGTTAATTTTTTTGGTCGGGATGCCTCTACACCTAAAGGACCTGCAGTGTTTGCTTTGCGTACCGAGACACCAATTTATATGGGATTTTGTATAAGACAGCAGCCGTTTTATCGGCATAAAATAAAATTTGTTAAAGTTGATTACAAAAAAACAGATAACTCCGAGCAAGATATACA from Elusimicrobiota bacterium harbors:
- a CDS encoding ATP-binding protein — encoded protein: MRIKLFPKFLIFITLLSIVPLVIIGILTIDVNQRMLQTEVLEHYTKITTSLAEKIDEKIASIDRRMGFVIATQTQEGAGGLSDYDQIRILRSLLSASDDFIRASIIESSGNEIVASNPQFEKTPPNPQNYLKNKFFCEVKKTKKYQITPLYYEKKSGMDVEHPAIDFYFPFLDNYILKICVSFESISEIVNETRKGKTGYIYIVDKDGKIIFHKDKNRAISFEDVSGEPIVKESLARAGIGSREFCSKNGIEIIGAFAPVKKLGWSVIFQQTKAEAYSTLLKMRRNAIITIGLVLLLAISVAYLLASSLSKPILKVIDISKNVARRDFTKKIKIKTRDEMADLANNFNQMIDELAHYTKMQADELSAIVYSINDGLVLTDEHNKIVLMNNVAAKIFDIARDSADLLFNVIKNDELLSALKYVSERPGVVREVDLTKDRPFFVSISTQIINDPDKNTVVGIIFVLRDVTGEKEIEKMKEDFFHGITHDLRNPLTSMLGFLKFLIDGSVGELNDKQKYFLEIINKSSHRLLGMINDILDVAKLEVGKMELSLINFDIKNTAERVCSGMMSKAIESRIELINEAPSITLSADEGLIERVLVNLVGNALKYTPSEGRVSITAKEISETGVEWGELGMGKEGAVEVAVVDTGEGIPQEYVDKIFDKFQQVTGRSKGGTGIGLTITKYIVEAHLGKIRVESRLGEGSKFIFTIPKNLKKNKSGEICV
- a CDS encoding LysM peptidoglycan-binding domain-containing protein; translation: MRITAIKNYKLKIKNCGLFLTFIFHFLFFIFHCLYSQQLQEIEVKAGDTLWGVANHYLKDPTRWREILDFNNISPDPNNVLPGMKLKIPVKMIKESLRTSTVVSIIREVKVRRQTEIDWNDARMNMKLFNKDGIRTFENSFAGVKSPLGNHMTIGPSSLVIVQPEEKTDETRLLAGEIRTSNIPVRTPTAVIVPKITPKTPLTDYKAKVKEDQSTIVAVYKGAVDVTAKNKTVTVPEGFSTEVKINLPPLEPKLLPPSMELPEDQPIKIKEAGLPDIKTVPPTPVNEINIGGVGLGGQSKSGSSKWFDITHYHIQITKDKEFNEIVFDAVKPIHEKFDIKKTDVPDGKYFWRVAYLDSSGAEGIISSAKEILVDKTPPALTVNEPKNITRFTEKNIKITGISEPNALIDVNKNYTTCDDNGKFSLDYSLVRGENILNVNAKDPYGNIATTSIKVYWLGEGITRTKRSFFATPLGIVVAIVTISALTAISIITIGG
- a CDS encoding response regulator; this encodes MAKIVIADDDFAILELIRITLETEGHKIISHNNGLDTYQAVLKEIPDLVILDVMMPKMNGYEVCEKMRETPATRLIPVIMLTSQTQTKDKLTGLKLGADDYLTKPFDPYELAARVEGIISRYYETRAVNPLTGLPGNVSIEKEITNRISTGEKFAVLWLDLDNFKSYNDNYGFEKGDVIIKQTADFIIEAVKKYGSIQDMIGHLGGDDFIVITTPENAENICRDIMKRFDETISAYYSDEDRTRGYIISKDRQGKIQAFPLMSVSIGIVSNEIRSFSHYAQLAEIAAEVKAVAKEIPKSSFFKDRRKE
- a CDS encoding O-antigen ligase family protein, whose product is MKRYNFSEIIIFIVGILLFFIPLVPDEKITRWKLWVLETGLFSVLLLWLGYKILYSRIIFKISELNKPVFCWLVFIIFMYLISKNKNVAELELYRTVVSVSSFFLFSNVVSDIKGRKTIIICWLIGGFLSAIYGIITHYGGFWIIATPQVDRIFSTFGNPIFFAVFLVATIPLAIFKLIEEKEIAYKVIWFFMSISFVVALFFTKSRAGWIAFVVSILVYIFLSLDSKVKKLLLVSVLLIFAIVFVLKTRNVWVRQQGHLLIWRDSLRMLFNKPLLGVGLGAFHISFPKYASEQLKRIWPQHQNIVNDAHSEFVQILAELGLVGFGLFLWLIFSFLYSIKQFYKQPHIKEEILLFTALFSSAIAILVQNLFSVDMRFTISSFYIFSVFGLIASYSSIKTKELKLDFLSKSVVIIFFLVVIGFFESRMVIKQYRSWKIVFESKDFLDKRIINAEEQKNIIHKMLATNPADARLYFKLGYLWANEIKTNRESAKLAIENFTKAAQLDPAVEHGGAFNNLGNIYFTLGDRTKAKENYIKAISINPKLIDAHLNLGIAYYYEGKLNESAVEFETVLKLDPKNASAIYMLKKMRE
- a CDS encoding lysophospholipid acyltransferase family protein; translated protein: MKKIRHIIEFCLLVCFNLVVLLLPLRMALWIGCWLGDIAFYILEIRKEVIIKNLTFAFPNKNQNEILEIARRTYQYFGMSMIELLSFPKLQLKKFADKNIDYEGLEYLDEIANQKQGTVLIAGHFGSWELMGAVLCQKGYPIDFLVGKQHNNYADNLLNFYRRLKGIGIIPLNLALKGVLRAISKGRFVAMLSDQDAGKRDGVFVNFFGRDASTPKGPAVFALRTETPIYMGFCIRQQPFYRHKIKFVKVDYKKTDNSEQDIHLLTTKYTQVLEGFIKKYPEQWFWFHKRWKTTVDNTPNMY